Genomic segment of Agrobacterium vitis:
TCCATCGCCCAACGCCCCTATTCAGTTGCTAATTTGTCGATGGCCGCGAGAGCGGCTGATGGATCACCGTTGACGTTCGTCATCGGGCCACAGTCGTGACGCGGATCCTCAACGAAAGACGTCATGTTGGCCGGTCTTTTGCAGGGTGCTGTTTTCTCTTTCGCAGCCGTTCCACAGCCGGCAAGCCCGGCCGTGAACGTCGCGATTAGAAGCACTTTTCCAGCTGTTTCGAATGCCTTAATCACCGTAGGTCATCGCCTTTTTCGAGTTCGACATATCGACAAGACGCTGCTGATTTTGGGCATTAAGCGACTGAACGGTGCCATTCATGACGCCAATCATTTCGTTCAGCACCAGCCCCGATTGAACTTGGAGCTGCGTGTTCTGATCGATCGAGCCCTTGATATCCTCAGCCTTGCCGATCTGCTGACCCGCTTGCTGGAAGGATTGCGTACGCTGCTGCACAGCCTGATTTGATCCAGTCACCAGAGCAGCTACGCCAAGGACCGTATTCATCACTTCCTCATACGACTTATCGCCTGAGAACGTGCTATCGGCCTTTCCCGAAAGGTTTTTCACCAGCTGCAGCCCGTTGATGAATGTGGAGGCTACTTTGCCGATATCGCCGCCCATGCCTCCGAAATTCGGTACGCCACCGCTCATCAAGCTGTCGAATGACGGCATCTGGGAAACACTGAAGCCATTGCCGATAGCAAGGTTCTGCATAGGGCTTTGCACGCTTCCACGGTCACCCGTTACGGCTTTAAGTGTTTCTTCGACCGTCTTAAGAACCTCCTTGTTGGTATCGAGGATGTCGGTCGTTGTTTTCGATGTTTCCTGAGCAACCTTCAGGTTAGCATTGTCGATTGTGGGGACCTGAGCGTACGCTGTCGAAGCTAGAGCCAGCGAAAACGCCGTTGCGATCGTCTTTTTCATGGCAGTTCTCCTTTATTGTGTACTCAACATCAGTTTCATTTCGGACGCCCGTTCCCTCTTCTGGACGCAAGCTTGTTCCGTTTCATTCCATTCTACGTTCAGTGCCGGGTCGCAGAGCTTCACCGTTTCGGGGTCTTTATCGTCTTTTTTCTTCACCGAGCTCGTGCGAGAGGAGCCGGACCTTTCACCGAGATCCAGCGCGTTCTTCGAGTTCATGAGTTCAGCCATTGTCGCTCCAAGACGAATGACCTGATTCATCATTTCGAGATTCGCGTTTCGCGCCCCTGAGTTCTGGTCCCAGCTGTCTTGGATCGTGCCCGTCTGCATCTGCCCGAGCTGCTGCAACCACGAACTGACATTGCCACTGCTTTCAGTGATGGACTGGCTCGTCGCCATAGCGTTCATCGAGCTGTCACGAGCACCCGAGAAGGCTGTGCTGCCTCCTCCATAGTTCATCGGAATGTTGGAGGTATCCGACCCGCCAAACTGCGGCATCCATTGTTTCGTGATGCTCGCAACGTATCCTTGGGTTTCTTTAAACGGAGGTATGCCGCCGTACTTCTGGACGTTCCCAGGGCCAGCATTATAAGCCGCCAGAGCTAGGTTCGTATTCCCGTTGAAACGCTTGAGCTGTTGCTTCAGATAGCGCGCGCCGCCCCGAAGGTTGCCTTCGATGTTGTTTGGATCAACGCCGAGGTCCTTCGCGGTTCCCGGCATAAGCTGCGATAGCCCTGTCGCACCTACAGGAGATTTCGCGCAGGGGTTAAAGCGGCTCTCTTGATAAACAAGCGACATGAATAGCGTTTCGTCTACGCCCTCTTCCTGAGCAACACGCTTTACGAGGCCGACGATTTCCGGATTAGCCTGCGCAGCGGACGGCGCATCGCCTCCCTTGCCCTTTTTGTACATGGAGCACGTCACGCTGGTGCTGACAGTGTGACGCTTCTTGTCAGTTTCCTTGATGTCGTCGGTTGTTTTCTCCCTTACCGTATCGTCGCCCGTCAGCGCGGCGTCAGTAATCGGAACCTGTGTAAAGGCGGCGCTCGGAGCGCCAATCGACATAGCTGCAGCGAGCAGCACCAGAGTGGGACTTTTCCTCATTCAGCATTCTCCCATCCGCAAAATTTCGCCAACCAGTTTTCCGGCTCGTCTCCGTGTTGCTCGCGGAGCGCGGCGCACTCCTCGATCGTCTCCTTTC
This window contains:
- a CDS encoding type IV secretion system protein → MKKTIATAFSLALASTAYAQVPTIDNANLKVAQETSKTTTDILDTNKEVLKTVEETLKAVTGDRGSVQSPMQNLAIGNGFSVSQMPSFDSLMSGGVPNFGGMGGDIGKVASTFINGLQLVKNLSGKADSTFSGDKSYEEVMNTVLGVAALVTGSNQAVQQRTQSFQQAGQQIGKAEDIKGSIDQNTQLQVQSGLVLNEMIGVMNGTVQSLNAQNQQRLVDMSNSKKAMTYGD
- a CDS encoding lytic transglycosylase domain-containing protein, whose product is MRKSPTLVLLAAAMSIGAPSAAFTQVPITDAALTGDDTVREKTTDDIKETDKKRHTVSTSVTCSMYKKGKGGDAPSAAQANPEIVGLVKRVAQEEGVDETLFMSLVYQESRFNPCAKSPVGATGLSQLMPGTAKDLGVDPNNIEGNLRGGARYLKQQLKRFNGNTNLALAAYNAGPGNVQKYGGIPPFKETQGYVASITKQWMPQFGGSDTSNIPMNYGGGSTAFSGARDSSMNAMATSQSITESSGNVSSWLQQLGQMQTGTIQDSWDQNSGARNANLEMMNQVIRLGATMAELMNSKNALDLGERSGSSRTSSVKKKDDKDPETVKLCDPALNVEWNETEQACVQKRERASEMKLMLSTQ